GACCGCTGTGGTTCGGAGCTGAAATGCGCCCTGCTTCGGGTGCCGTCTCGGTCGGTGCGGGGACGGCTTCTGTGTCAGCTTCCGAAGCCGGTTCAGGCGCGGCCGTTTCGGTTTGCTCGACATCTGTGTCAATCGTCGCGACCACCTGTCCGACCTCGACCGTTGCACCCTCGGCTGCGAGAATCTTGAGTCGCCCGGCCTGCTCGGCATTGACGTTCATCGTGATCTTATCGGTTTCGAGGACCAGCAGCGGATCTTCGACTTCGACCATCGATCCGTCCGGCTTCAGCCATTCAGCGAGAAAGCCTTCAGTGATTGACTCTCCAACTTCGGGAATTCTTACTTCAGCAGTCATTCAGGAATGCTCCTTGGGCCGACCATCATTCCGCATCGATCTCGAGTGCCGAACGGACCAACTCTGCCTGTTGCTGGCGATGGATGCTCGACGAGCCGGTCGCAGGGCTGGCGCTCGGCTCTCGTCCTACGTACCGTAGCGAACGGCCGGGGAAGAGCTCCAGCAGCCTCGGCATCATGTATGTCCACCCGCCGCGGTTTCTGGTTTCTTCCTGCGCCCATACGATCTCCGGGGCGTCCCGGTAGGGCGCGACCACGCGCTCGAAGTGCTCGGTATGGAACGGGTAGAACTGTTCGACGCGGATGATCGCGACGTCGTCGATGCCGCGCTCCTCACGCCCGGCCGCGAGGTCGTAGTACACCTTACCGCTGCAAAACACGAGGCGCCGCGGGTTGTCGGGCGCGAGGGGGTCCTCGAGGAACTCCTGGAACCCGCCATCTATCAAATCCTCGAGAGGTGAGACTGCCTGTTTGTGGCGGAGCAGGCTCTTCGGCGACATGATAACGAGCGGGCGGCGGAAGTTGGCCTTGATTTGACGCCGAAGGGAATGGAAGTACTGGGCAGGCGTCGTCAGGTTGCAGACCTGCATGTTTTCCTCGGCGCAGGCCATGAGATAGCGTTCGAGGTACGCATTGGAGTGTTCCGGCCCCTGACCCTCATAGCCGTGGGGGAGGAGCATGACGATTCCGCTGACTCGGTGCCACTTGTCGAAGGCAGCCGCGATGAACTGATCGATGATGACCTGGGCACCGTTGGCGAAGTCTCCGAACTGGGCTTCCCAGATCACGAGCATATTGGGTTCGACCAACGAGTAGCCGTAATCGAAACCGAGAACTGCGGCTTCCGAGAGCATGCTGTTGTAGACGCAAAAACGCGCCTGTCCTTCCTCGACGTGGTTGAGCGGGACGTACATCTCCTGACTCTTCGAGTCGAACCAGGCCGCATGGCGTTGTGAAAAGGTGCCGCGTATGCTGTCCTGGCCGCTGAGGCGAACCGGCGTACCATCGGCGAGCAGGCTTCCGAAGGCGAGGAGTTCGCCGAGCGCCCAATCCACCGAACCCTTCTCCTCGACGGTTTTCATATGCGCCGGCAAGCGGCGGGCGACCTTGCGGTTGAGGTCGAAGCCGTCTGGAATTGTGGTCAGCGCCTTCGCCACTTCGAGCAGAACCTCATAGATCACGCCGGTCTCGGTGCAGTCGAAACAGTGCTCGTGATCGAAGTCTGACCAAAGGCCGCCAAATGCACTTGCATCGTCCTCGTTAATGAGACTTTCGTCCTTGGCGCTCCTGAACGCCTCGACCAGCTTTTCCTGGAGGGAGTTGGAGAGAGCCTCGCTCTCCTCCAGGGTGATGTCGTGCGATCCCTCGAGCTGGAGCTGATAGATGGCCCTGGTTGACGGCCGATTCTGAATCTTCTGATACATGAGCGGCTGCGTGAAGGCAGGCTCGTCCCCTTCGTTGTGACCGTGCTTGCGATAACAGACCATGTCGATCACTACGTCTCGCTTGAACCGCTGGCGAAACCTGAGGGCGAGGTCCACCGCGTGCACGACCGCTTCTGGGTCATCACCGTTGACGTGGAGGATAGGCGCTTCGACCATCTTGGCCACGTCTGTTGGGTAGCGAGTCGAGCGTGCTTCGCCAGGAAGGGTGGTGAACCCGATCTGGTTGTTGACGATGATGTGAACCGTGCCGCCCGTCGAGTAGCCCTTGAGCTGAGAGAGATTGAACGTTTCGGCGACCAGTCCCTGGCCGGCAAACGCCGCGTCACCGTGGATCAATATCGGAAGGACCTTGTCCCGTTCAGCGGTGTCGTTCCGTCGCCGTTGCTTGGCTCGGGTGCGCCCCTCGACCACCGGATCCACGGCCTCGAGATGGCTCGGATTGGCCGTCAAGCTGATGTGGATCTGTTGGCCGTCGGCCGTCGTGTAGTCCGAACTGTAGCCGCGGTGGTATTTCACATCGCCGTCGCCACCGTAGGGGTCCGGACGGATCGTGTCTTCGAACTCATTGAAGATCATCGCGTACGGCTTCTGGAGGATGTTGGCGAGGACGTTGAGACGGCCGCGGTGCGCCATTCCCATCACGACCTCAACCGCGCCGGTCTCGGCAGCCGTTTCCATGAACTGATGAAGCGCTGGAATCAGCGATTCCGCTCCTTCGAGAGAGAACCGTTTCTGGCCCTGATAGCGTCCGTGGGTGAAGCTTTCAAAGAGCTCCGCGTCGATCAGCTGAGCGAGAATGCGGTGCTTCTTCTCCCGGCTGATTTCGGGACGGTTCCTGATCGGCTCCATCTCCTGCTGGAACCACCTGCGGATGGGGGTGTCCTGGATGTGCAGGTATTCGACCCCTACCGTGCGGCAGTAGG
The sequence above is a segment of the Acidobacteriota bacterium genome. Coding sequences within it:
- a CDS encoding 2-oxoglutarate dehydrogenase E1 component is translated as MPSDTSSKPTPESVALLASSEYAEQMYEQWRTDPSSLSDEWRLFFSGFDLAAKPTGAVASERAADQSKVVSLIFAYRNLGHLVADLDPLGDNLESHPLLELEHFGLDEENLDDIYHTGHLGGPQQATLREIIEVLRDTYCRTVGVEYLHIQDTPIRRWFQQEMEPIRNRPEISREKKHRILAQLIDAELFESFTHGRYQGQKRFSLEGAESLIPALHQFMETAAETGAVEVVMGMAHRGRLNVLANILQKPYAMIFNEFEDTIRPDPYGGDGDVKYHRGYSSDYTTADGQQIHISLTANPSHLEAVDPVVEGRTRAKQRRRNDTAERDKVLPILIHGDAAFAGQGLVAETFNLSQLKGYSTGGTVHIIVNNQIGFTTLPGEARSTRYPTDVAKMVEAPILHVNGDDPEAVVHAVDLALRFRQRFKRDVVIDMVCYRKHGHNEGDEPAFTQPLMYQKIQNRPSTRAIYQLQLEGSHDITLEESEALSNSLQEKLVEAFRSAKDESLINEDDASAFGGLWSDFDHEHCFDCTETGVIYEVLLEVAKALTTIPDGFDLNRKVARRLPAHMKTVEEKGSVDWALGELLAFGSLLADGTPVRLSGQDSIRGTFSQRHAAWFDSKSQEMYVPLNHVEEGQARFCVYNSMLSEAAVLGFDYGYSLVEPNMLVIWEAQFGDFANGAQVIIDQFIAAAFDKWHRVSGIVMLLPHGYEGQGPEHSNAYLERYLMACAEENMQVCNLTTPAQYFHSLRRQIKANFRRPLVIMSPKSLLRHKQAVSPLEDLIDGGFQEFLEDPLAPDNPRRLVFCSGKVYYDLAAGREERGIDDVAIIRVEQFYPFHTEHFERVVAPYRDAPEIVWAQEETRNRGGWTYMMPRLLELFPGRSLRYVGREPSASPATGSSSIHRQQQAELVRSALEIDAE